From the genome of Cololabis saira isolate AMF1-May2022 chromosome 4, fColSai1.1, whole genome shotgun sequence:
tgatgaaaattaaaaaaataaagcagcCAGTATTACAAATAAACAGGCTGTTCAACTTTCCCACGTAAAACACTCAATCACTCTCACACACTGCAGCTGCATGTCGCCATGTCCAGCGCCATTACTCTGTGATAAAATGATAAAGactgaactttatttttttagtgatcatttttatatgttttttaaaagagaaattTGAGTCTAGAACAACACCTAAGTATTTAAAGTCTGTTACCACTTCTAACTTTCCAGTGCCTAAGCTGACCCCGGGTAGAGAACGCATAGGGGAGGGTTGCTTAGAAAAGTATCAGACATGACTTTGTCCTTATCCCAAAGAGGCACAGGGGGATGAGAGTGGCCATCTTTAAGAAAACTCCATAAAACATTTATCCTCAACTGACATCTCATTCTTCCCCTCATACATGTTCTCAGATCAGACATACATTCTTCCTGCCGGAGGAGGcgtctcctcctctctctctgctgCCAGAGGTGTTGGAGGATTTGAGGTCATTCggggtgcccccccccccccccccctcggtaGTGTACAGGAAGCATGACATCACGGTCCTCTGAGAGATGCTGCTGTTGCTAGGTTACCGCTgtgcccccgcccccccccccctcggtaGTGTACAGGAAGCATGACATCACAGTCCCCTGAGAGATGCTGCTGTTGCTAGGTTACcgctgtgccccccccccctcggtaGTGTACAGGAAGCATGACATCACGGTCCTCTGAGAGATGCTGCTGTTGCTAGGTTACCGCCGGCTGACTCCTGTTTCCATTTTTAGCCGGATGCTGAGGGTGGGGGAGGGGACGGACAGAAGCTGAAGCAGGGAGGAAGAAATGCTTTATTAACACGTCTGGTCCCGGACAAGGAAGTAAAACCTTCCCGTCGTCACGGTGACATTAACCCTCAGCAACATCCTCCCGTCGTCACGGTGACGTCCTCCCGTCTCTGAAACCGGTGTGATGTCTGAGGAGGAAAAGGGCTGAATGATGCTGATTCTCTGGGTGAAATGCATGCTGGGATACATGTTTGTACGGAACATTGTTGGTCTGCAGACACGCTAAAGGTGAAACATAACCCtcacctggactagacctggactagacctggaccagacctgGTCTAGACCTGGACTAGAACCTGATTCTGATGTGATTCTGgaatgaattctgtactgattCTGTACTGATTCTGAGCTGATTCTGAACTGATTCTTCTCTGATTCTGGTCTGATTCTGGTTTGATTCTGATCTGATTCTGATCTGATCCAGTTCCTCTCAGACCGGTGGAATCATGAGGTCGCAGGAGCAGGCGTCGTCCTTCCGGAGGTTCTTCCAGTACGTGGAGGACTCCGGACTCCGGACCTACGACGGGCTGGTGATCCAGAACGCCTCGGACATCGCCCGCGAGAGCGACCGCGTCCGGAACCAGACCAACTGGACCTACCTGCAGGAGAAACACCAGAAGAAGAGACGGCAGGAGGACGCCATCAAGAGGTGAGTCAAATCACAGAAATCTAGAGGTGAGACACAGAAATCAAGAGGTGAGACACAATCACAGAGATCAAGAGGTGAGACACAGAAATCAAGAGGTGAGTCAAATCACAGAAATCAAGAGGTGAGACACAATCACAGAAATCAAGAGGTGAGACACAATCACAGAAATCAAGAGGTGAGACACAATCACAGAAATCAAGAGGTGAGTCAAATCACAGAAATCAAGAGGTGAGACACAGAAATCAAGAGGTGAGACACAGAAATCAAGAGGTGAGACAGAGAAATCAAGAGGTGAGTCACAAACACAGAAATCAAGAGATGAGACAGAGAAATCAAGAGGTGAGACACAATCACAGAAATCAAGAGATGAGACACAATCACAGAAATCAGGAGGTGAGACACAATCACAGAAATCAAGAGGTGAGACACAGAAATCAAGAGGTGAGACACAGAAATCAAGAGGtgagacacaaacacagaaatcaatatttgtaaaataatatttgctaagaactacatttccctagaGTCATGCTGTACCGCTTTATGCTGATCAgcgccatatttgtagtcacattaGACCACTAACAGCTGACAACTGACACAGAACacgcgttgctaagcaaccataaaacgccccgtgaccacgcccccttccatcCAGTCCTGATGGGTTCGAGGTCCATAATTGTGTCTGCcacaaaactttatttaacgtCCTGTAACTGaattgatgtattcacagtgattcaatataagttgtaaatgtacctgtgtatggtttattttaatatttaccgttcaaaagcacAACATATTTAACCGTTTACTTCCACGTCCACGTCGGGGCACTAGTCAGGTGATCAGGATCTCGTccctctatgacgtagaggggacgccccgGGAATTCCCCAAACTGATCCATCAGGTTGAAAACGTTGCAGTTTcacattattctggcgagatctgaaaaaactttgcaacaacgaggAAGCGatagattatgtacattcactgattgaataataaaaacgcatttttatgcagaaactaactcaaaatattgatttttttcacaaaaaaattagaaatgtccgccatgttttttggtgtcacggccagaatcttgaaagtcgtgtgacttggacgcaaaacgaataggcagaaaaaatgtaacaatttaacaacaattcaagggctattattggaACCCCTctatgtttttgcactttggaccaacgtaggcaggttACGTTTTTAcgtgagactgggttggttaATCACATGACTGGATGGTTATAACGCCGTGAGTCCTAACTCGACctttgacttcctgtttggtccAGGATGGGTGAGGACGTTGCCATGGCGACAGACGGGGCGTACACGGGGAAGCACTTCAGGATGGGCTTCATGACCATGCCGGCCCCCCAGGACCGGCTGCCCCCCCCCGGCCAGGGCTTCACCGTCAGGTCGCAGTCCCTGCACTCGGTGGGGGGgggagaccaggaccagaacccggGCCGCCCCCCCCGGCAGCCCCCGCCCAAGCCCAAGAGGGACCCCAACACCAAGCTGAGCGGCAGCTCCGAGGGCGTGGACGGATGGGACGGGGGGGACGGAGGGGACGGGTCCAAGAGGGAGGACACCAGAGACGGGATGGAGACGGAGGAAGGTGAGAGATCCTAACGTTCATGAAACGCAGACAGGTATTCTGGAAGAAAAAGGACTGCCCAGGTAGATGTCGAAGAATAATCTAGAATCCAGTTGAGAAGTCCgttgtggtgtagagagttttagtcttagagagttttagtctgtggtgtatttagttttagtctgtggtgtagagagttttagtctgtggtgtagtgagttttagtctgtggtgtagagagttttagtctgtggtgtagagagttttagtctgtggtgtagagagttttagtctgtggtgtagagagttttagtctgtggtgtatttagttttagtctgtggtgtagagagttttagtctgtggtgtagagagttttagtctgtggtgtagagagttttagtctgtggtgtagagagttttagtctgtggtgtagagagttttagtctgtggtgtagagagttttagtctgtggtgtagagagttttagtctgtggtgtagagagttttagtctgtggtgtagagagttttagtctgtggtgtagagagttttagtctgtggtgtagagagttttagtctgtggtgtagagagttttagtctgctgtggtgtagagagttttagtctgtggtgtacagagttttagtctgtggtgtagagagttttagtctgtggtgtagagagttttagtctgtggtgtatttagttttagtctgtggtgtagagagttttagtctgtggtgtagagagttttagtctgtggtgtagagagttttagtctgtggtgtatttagttttagtctgtggtgtagagagttttagtctgtggtgtatttagttttagtctgtggtgtagtgagttttagtctgtggtgtagagagttttagtccgctgtggtgtagagagttttagtccgctgtggtgtagagagttttagtctgtggtgtagagagttttagtctgtggtgtagagagttttagtctgtggtgtagagagttttagtctgtggtgtagagagttttagtctgtggtgtagagagttttagtctgtggtgtagagagttttagtctgtggtgtagagagttttattcagtagccggcggtgagcagacctacagagcgtgtctgggttggtgtgctgacccagagtggttggaatcatgactttttatacagtaagttcaaaacacaaaaggcaggaataaacaagccaagtgagagacaaaaagcaatttacagtcagatgtgatctgtggccaaatgccgttatCGGGCAGACTTCCCTGCACAGTCCAGACCAGCCGAGTTCAGGCAGGTGGAACATCGTCCAGGTTGCTCAGCACCGTAGAAAGGTTAGTAGCTATTGGGTTAAGTCAAGTGACAACATGATGTGCAGCCGTGcagtggttagggttagggttaggtgggttagggttagggtttgtgtgtTCATGTGAACCGCAGGTATGATTCCGCAAGTGTCGTTTTTGATGGTTAAATGTTGGCCAGAGAGGTGCAGCATTGTAattgtttcatttttaattagATGATGTTCCTGTACATTTTGAGGTTTCATCTACGCCACATTTATATTCTTATGATGCTTGGAAAACTagacttgtgatcagtgttgggtgtaacgcgtcacaaagtaacgcgttactgtaacaaGATTACtttcgccagtaacgcagtaatgtaacgcgttacagttgtaatttgggtaatcccgttatagtaactctaagacaaaaacaattacgttactttagttactttaagcttttcagctacatgtagaacgggagaacagaaaagaaaatcaaacttgcctttcatgcgtcttcacgcgttgcgcaacacttgtctgacttgaggctgatttatggttccgcgttaaatcgacacagagcctacggcatagggtacgcggcgtacggtgcgcgtcgccgcataccctacgccgtaggctctgcgttggtgtaacgcagaaccataaatcagcctttaacgtgattttacgggatttgatgggattttacgtgattttatgggattttacaggattttacgggattttacgggattttacgggacttctggtgctgatctgggcactgcagtaataaagtaataaggttccaactacaggactgtctcagaaaatttgaatattgtgataaagttctttattttctgtaatgcaattaaaaaaaaatgtcacccattctggattcattacaaatcaactgaaatattgcaagccttttattattttaatattgctgatcatggtttacagtttaagattaagattcccagaatattctaattttttgagatgtaAATGTTGTTTATTGGCaattatggtgcagctcaggtgatattgcggagtaatccaaaagtaatgtaactagtaatgtaactagttactttcagcaaccagtaactaagtagtgtaagggattactttttttaaaagtaacgagtaatatgtaatggattaccttttttgagtaactaccccaacactgcgTGTGATTAACTTCATCTTGCTGGAGGTTGGCTGTTGTTTTTAACTCCCGGTCTGTCTGCTAGCAGGTCTGTGTCACCGCGGTTTTAACTCTGTCCGTCTGCTTGCAGGTCGGTGTCTCCTCCACACCGAGGAGAGCAGGAAGTTGCCCCCTCCCAAACCCAAGAGGAACCCCAACACTCAGCTCAGCACCTCCTTCGACGAGTCCTTCATCCACAACCGCGGCAGCAAGAAGTCGTCTCTGCGAGGAGACAAGTCCTCGTCCCAGAGCCAGAGTCCGGCGTCCCGGGACACGGACGAGGACGAGCCCATCTACATCGAGATGGTGGGGAACGTCCTGCGGGAGCTGAAGGGCCGCGACGCCGCGGAGGACGAGCAGAGCGAGTCGGTGTACGAGGAGATGAAGTATCCCATGATGGAGGACTTCCTGCAGGACGCGCAGTCCGCCCTGCTGGACCCCGAGGCCTGGGCGTCCCGGGGCTCCGACATCCCGCCCCCCTTCCCCAACCTGCTGACCCACCGGCCCCCCCTGCTGGTGTTCCCCCCCGCCCCGGCCCAGTGCTCGCCCAACTCCGACGAGTCTCCGCTCACCCCGCTGGACGTCACGCGCCTGCCCGTGATGGACAACGTGGCCTTCAGCAAGTCCGGCAGTCCGGAGCCGCCCCAGGGCTCGGGtcaccgggaccgggaccgggaccgggacctgcCCTCCACCCACACCATCACCTCCTCCGGTCGCTCCTCGGCTCCGCCTCTCCCCTCCAACTACTACAAGTCGTCAGGCTCCGCCCACGGCGGCCACGGCTACCCGCGCAGCCAGTCGGCGTGCCCGTCCCCGGTCAGCATGGGCCGCTCCCTGACCCCCCTGAGCCTGAAGAGACCCCCCCCGTACGACGTGGCCCTGATGGCGGGGGGGAGCATGCCGCGCTCCTCGTCTTCGTCCTCGTCGTCATCACACCGGGCCGGGGAGGGCGGGGCTAAGCTCAGTAACTCCTCCCCCCCCCACGGCTCCATGCACAACATGGCGGCGAGGCCCGGGACCCCCACCAGGCCCGGGACCCCCACCAGCCCGCTGGACGACGGCAGGCATGTGATGAAGAGGAACTCGGGGGGGAGGAAGAGCCGGGAGGGCGAAGGTGAGGAGCTAACGCTAATGCTAACCAACACTGCTGCACCTATGCACCTACGGTCAGGGTTCGGGTCTAAATCCTCAACCCCCCTGTTGTGCCACATAGGAGGGGCTGTTCCagttatcaaaagttattaatcattttattcaacaattattaataattaaacctgatagttctacctttgttCACACTGACATGATgtttgtaattcctataatatagtctaaatgaaaacaatagtgaattaaagcacatttatttatttaaaatattttcagtttatacagacgttgattgtcttcaagtgaaagaTGTGCACTTTatcttaatttgtcattttcactcatgtggcgttaatgacacaggtttctgtgtttcctctttaggaaagtaattTGGTATCCaattttttagagatatttacacccTCAACCCTCAGCCAGAGAGACGTTCATGCATTTCTGTAACAATTGTTCTTGGAGAAAAACCAGGAACAAGTCTGGTTGTATTCTTGTCTCTTATCTAGAGACACATTTATGGCTCCGTGTCTCCTTTATCTCCGTGTTTATGTGCAGCAGACTGCAAGTCTCTTTTCATCTAGAGACACATTTATGGCTCTGTGTCTCCTTTATTTACGTGTTTGTGTGCAGCAGACTGCAAGTCTCTTTTATCTAGAGaaacatttatggttttgtcTCCTTTATTTCCGTGTTTGTGTGCAGCAGACTGCAAGTCTCTCTTATCTAGAGACACATTTATGGCTCTGTGTCTCCTTTATTTCCGTGTTTCTGTGCAGCAGACTGCAAGTCTCTCTTATCTAGAGACACATTTATGGCTCTGTGTCTCCTTTATTTCCGTGTTTCTGTGCAGCAGACTGCAAGTCTCTCTTATCTAGAGACACATTTATGGCACTGTGTCTCCTTTATTTCCGTGTTTGTGTGCAGCAGACTGCAAGTCTCTCTTATCTGGAGACACATTTATGGCACTGTGTCTCCTTCATTTCCATGTTTGTGTGCAGCAGACTACAAGTCTCTCTTATCTAGAGACACATTTATGGCTCTGTGTCTCCTTTATTTCCGTGTTTTCCTGCAGCAGACTGCAAGTCTCTCTTATCTAGAGACACATTTATGGCACTGTGTCTCCtttatttctgtgtttttgtgcagCAGACTACAAGTCTCTCTTATCTAGAGACACATTTATGGCACTGTGTCTCCtttatttctgtgtttttgtgcagCAGACTACAAGTCTCTTTTATCTAGAGACACATTTATGGTCTGTGTCTCCTTTATTTCCGTGTTTCCGTGCAGCAGACTGCAAGTCTCTGCCCCGCCTGGACAGCAGAACCAGAGACGGCCAGTCCAGTCCGGTTTCCAGCCGGATGGGGAGGTCGTCGGTCAGCCCGACCATGATGCTGTCGGGAGGATCGTCTGCAGGTAAAACCACACAAACACATTAAGCAGGTTTTCATGCTAAACTGTCGTATAAGGAAGTAGCAGGACCGACATTGGGAAGTGAGGAGAAAGTTCACTTTATTAACGGCTTATCAGCTCCGGTTTTGGTCGGTTAGATGTTTGAAAAACTCACGTAGACCTTTTCTCTGTTTAATTAGAGTCTTTTCTTTACAAATATAGCCGGTTATGTCAGCTGCTAGTTACAGTAGCTCtgagtgtttttgtgtttttgagcatttttgtACTTTGTCGCGTTTTTTTCAATCACAAACTTCAGTCAGAAGtttaatatagatacatgatTGGTGACGTGTGGAGAGTCTATTTTTACTCTTTAAAATGGCACAGTAAGATCCTCTCAGTTACTCAAGGACACGACAAGACAAGCAACAAAGAGAGAAACTGCTCATCTACTGATTAACGCTGCGCTACTTCCCGGCTGTTTAATCTGTCTGTACTTATATTAGAGGTTTTACCTTTCTGACATTTCGCCTGCAAATCCAACTACGTTTGTTTAGGTTGTATTTACCCACAATGCCGTGCATCGTAGTCCAGACTGAGGTGCACGTTTTCCAGCGGACCAGGTTTTGCACATTCACATACCCCAAAGAAATATTTCCATCTTTCCACAACTCGTCCATGAAGCTTTCAGGCAGGActggtttatagtttatagttttatttcagGCAGGActggtttatagtttatagttttatttcagGCAGGActggtttatagtttatagttttatttcagGCAGGActggtttatagtttatagttttatttcagGCAGGACTGGTTTGTTCAGTTCAGACATTAGTGTAATGTCTAGTTCAGACTTCTGTGTGGCAAGTGTCCTTTTACTTTTGATAGAACccttaaatgataaaaaacgttttttatGACTGAGCTGACATGGTGATCATATTTTAGCTCATCATCAAATATCACCCCAAGATTCTTTACAGGAGACTTAAATTTAGGTGCGAGGGGAAAGTCTGCTGGACCACAAACCcaaacattacattacattacattacattacattacattacatagaggggaagatttccttttattatgcacttcgagaaaaaagttgaaatgtcgagattaatgttgaaatacaatttcaagaataaagtcaaaatttggagaataaagtagaaatgtcaagaatacaGTTGAGAATTTTGAGATTAaagtcgacatttcgccttttttctcaacatttcaactttattctcgacattttgactttcttctcgaaattttgacttttttctcgaagggcataatgaaacaaaaatattcctcctctaaaatatcatttttatttttctccagcCTTGCCCTGATTCTCTAACTTTAAGGTCATCCAGGATTTCAGCTGGACAATCAAACAATGTCTTCAAAGTGTCACTGGATTTTTGTGTCAATGGCAAATAAATCTGCACGTCATCGGCATATCGATGAAAAGAGATGTTGTGTTTCTTGAAAATT
Proteins encoded in this window:
- the nyap2a gene encoding neuronal tyrosine-phosphorylated phosphoinositide-3-kinase adapter 2 isoform X2 — its product is MRSQEQASSFRRFFQYVEDSGLRTYDGLVIQNASDIARESDRVRNQTNWTYLQEKHQKKRRQEDAIKRMGEDVAMATDGAYTGKHFRMGFMTMPAPQDRLPPPGQGFTVRSQSLHSVGGGDQDQNPGRPPRQPPPKPKRDPNTKLSGSSEGVDGWDGGDGGDGSKREDTRDGMETEEGRCLLHTEESRKLPPPKPKRNPNTQLSTSFDESFIHNRGSKKSSLRGDKSSSQSQSPASRDTDEDEPIYIEMVGNVLRELKGRDAAEDEQSESVYEEMKYPMMEDFLQDAQSALLDPEAWASRGSDIPPPFPNLLTHRPPLLVFPPAPAQCSPNSDESPLTPLDVTRLPVMDNVAFSKSGSPEPPQGSGHRDRDRDRDLPSTHTITSSGRSSAPPLPSNYYKSSGSAHGGHGYPRSQSACPSPVSMGRSLTPLSLKRPPPYDVALMAGGSMPRSSSSSSSSSHRAGEGGAKLSNSSPPHGSMHNMAARPGTPTRPGTPTSPLDDGRHVMKRNSGGRKSREGEADCKSLPRLDSRTRDGQSSPVSSRMGRSSVSPTMMLSGGSSAEPKSACKLGRSASTSGVPSPAATSQRHLHESHHPALSQD
- the nyap2a gene encoding neuronal tyrosine-phosphorylated phosphoinositide-3-kinase adapter 2 isoform X1; the encoded protein is MRSQEQASSFRRFFQYVEDSGLRTYDGLVIQNASDIARESDRVRNQTNWTYLQEKHQKKRRQEDAIKRMGEDVAMATDGAYTGKHFRMGFMTMPAPQDRLPPPGQGFTVRSQSLHSVGGGDQDQNPGRPPRQPPPKPKRDPNTKLSGSSEGVDGWDGGDGGDGSKREDTRDGMETEEGRCLLHTEESRKLPPPKPKRNPNTQLSTSFDESFIHNRGSKKSSLRGDKSSSQSQSPASRDTDEDEPIYIEMVGNVLRELKGRDAAEDEQSESVYEEMKYPMMEDFLQDAQSALLDPEAWASRGSDIPPPFPNLLTHRPPLLVFPPAPAQCSPNSDESPLTPLDVTRLPVMDNVAFSKSGSPEPPQGSGHRDRDRDRDLPSTHTITSSGRSSAPPLPSNYYKSSGSAHGGHGYPRSQSACPSPVSMGRSLTPLSLKRPPPYDVALMAGGSMPRSSSSSSSSSHRAGEGGAKLSNSSPPHGSMHNMAARPGTPTRPGTPTSPLDDGRHVMKRNSGGRKSREGEADCKSLPRLDSRTRDGQSSPVSSRMGRSSVSPTMMLSGGSSAEPKSACKLGRSASTSGVPSPAATSQRHLHESHHPALSQMPWLCGDATMMEMIERKRVLCREIRQRPDRNLLKQESLPILPWRRKQPPPYSAPPTATGPAPGGLWDTAI